From Hoplias malabaricus isolate fHopMal1 chromosome 11, fHopMal1.hap1, whole genome shotgun sequence, a single genomic window includes:
- the qser1 gene encoding glutamine and serine-rich protein 1 yields MDRSFPSQSPGFGASAWAYERPAAGLTPSSSYGATHIETELLHRQSYTSAHTAPTYTTSQHSTGLSGVFDTNLHSAGSSTTESSVLNFLSSIESRGLQAGPAATTLLPQFRTPTWQTGTNASTELFLTGALPSSGTFPTPAALSSFQHPSTFPPRSFASSSALTVQDTTFSPSNGLLSPSENLLQIKSPQSTVPTAIPFDRLGGASLAAGLPPQSSTYRSAQESAPHLLQPQFSLLPSALGSSQQASSQPYGVSVFSGSIERALQRECSVIKHHQRPSSTQSAPEPLPGSMQHSLQNYLPDNSTVSYQQDPSRHTPVPSSPAGDSTQAINVKAQQETTSSSVPSPGFSSSSGAKAKDGSSKISERHSESTEPHIQTASSAQKQGSVIASQSQPYSSAQLPSLMSISPSQTYITSQSLLSNLSQTQAFSPGQPEKLPSIYKPMPSFVSQSDNVTPSSQSLIYSSSQQQVLSSAADRDEYEAQVQGLCMGNPSQNYSSSHSQVLTAASYYAQEPASASPSQSYTSDPSLSSSPPFSSSRVHSLPTSSSTQDYIITQPSPGSKVDGLQHSQKYLLPIHSPTSSSSTYTHALQNNQSSVELKQVYGKRKQDESMFLSSKEGSGELSIQDVQALQQQTSTQTITHSDVGVQNNVVYVVSKVEDRHNTQSVIRSNSRSEDSMTGLMQMSSVKDERMSALGERAQLVSSTHTHVTSGPKNSSTLMQSPHVALSTDQLKQHSLLLKAPTIQQESLHTQNSRTTVQQPDHRQVPQDQTQYVRIPSAPVLLDPTQMILLQQPLLHAGPNQSKPMVQMQPVPIQYLQMNNEIVNSAGSTHGNSQQNHQGSSESSKQHMAPKDNFSSPSNPHDAKQHFTLNSVCFPDSMLLADERNILSNVDDILAATAAACGVTPQDFKSTSSEGDMPIMSNPSDSKCHFQLVDNRQETNSFSSQNMILTNTQTMTLALNGAQMTANVPKDTGGHQEFTLANSHMQHSNSKQDMSEKVTNCHAKTEVLTKGHCVNISNNSSNGSNVNTTAHDHSDFHLAGQDFNPVGLMKMDSLSKNNLQPKGIKNVKMEAGTMECSSDGLPRKKVKSKSCSKQSGEDENGQIKSQKRTSQAKQQNSRGSETSSSSTSEGYDSYQQQERMRQKIREVEEKQPEVKTGFIGSFLDFLKSGPKQPFSNPPIRSPNRTRKPSVSKRLSNQQLPAPLKFLPQSTQLDSANTHTVNSTKRLDEELQKNLETLPSFSSDEDESAGKNQDLQKSITSALSSLDDLSDVKQKSDSTSSEDVTKKEQPSSAQSTDAKPQEHQKLVQKEVSAEELVKNVPPDQLAVQLSSVAIEGLTDEELSDSEGEGMYRERDEFVVKNEEIESLKITLKAGVEPPAIWKVQKALLQKFIPELRDGKRVFSATNSYLGYFGDAKTMYQRVYVKFLDTVNKREYVRVCSRKPRCKPMHSMRGCQMKALLAHSAAAPSDSSTLKTNPKPNMSKPRSKQPKTKAEPPPKKRKKWKEEFSTPPIDSSPEAGTEDDEFTPPVPFASRFLNTRTMKETFRSFVELLISVALDADVMIALERENDELLLPHMKKVEGMITDNRRRLLPKLRMGQVFKNALDSFPELSVVTELKTDGETPTFKVRLSGRAYNKKTMKPSKAPVKLPLEYAVDQQKAHWFSLYHSLQHYKYHTYLMCMEEVSVLRSRGVDLGQEETVQKCMGNRAWLEGLFERFGELLTQVQQACL; encoded by the exons ATGGACCGGAGCTTCCCGAGCCAGAGCCCGGGCTTTGGGGCTTCGGCCTGGGCCTACGAGCGCCCCGCCGCCGGCCTCACTCCCAG CTCCAGTTATGGTGCTACACACATCGAGACGGAGCTTCTCCATAGGCAGAGCTATACCTCCGCTCATACGGCCCCCACCTACACCACCTCTCAACATTCAACAG GTCTTTCTGGTGTTTTTGATACCAATCTGCACAGCGCCGGAAGCAGCACCACTGAATCATCAGTCTTGAATTTCCTCTCTTCTATTGAATCCCGAGGCCTTCAGGCTGGACCTGCAGCCACCACTCTCCTCCCTCAGTTCAGGACTCCAACATGGCAGACTG GTACAAATGCCTCAACAGAACTCTTTCTCACCGGAGCCCTTCCTTCTTCTGGAACATTCCCCACGCCTGCAGCTCTTTCATCCTTCCAGCACCCCAGCACATTTCCACCTAGGAGTTTCGCCTCCTCTTCAGCGCTGACTGTTCAGGATACGACATTCAGCCCTTCGAATGGCCTCTTGTCGCCTAGTGAAAACCTGCTTCAGATCAAATCCCCCCAGAGTACTGTACCAACGGCTATTCCCTTTGATAGACTGGGTGGTGCATCGCTGGCTGCTGGCCTTCCACCCCAGTCATCCACATATCGTTCAGCCCAGGAGTCTGCTCCTCACCTTCTGCAACCTCAGTTTAGCCTGCTGCCCTCTGCCTTGGGCAGCTCCCAGCAGGCGTCTTCTCAGCCTTATGGAGTCTCAGTTTTTTCTGGATCCATTGAACGAGCACTTCAGCGTGAATGTAGTGTCATCAAACACCACCAGCGGCCTTCCAGCACCCAGTCTGCCCCAGAGCCTTTGCCTGGCAGCATGCAGCACTCTTTACAAAATTACCTGCCTGATAACAGTACTGTTTCCTATCAGCAGGACCCCTCTCGACACACCCCTGTACCCAGCAGTCCCGCTGGAGATTCAACCCAGGCCATTAATGTAAAAGCTCAACAAGAGACAACCTCCTCCTCTGTCCCTTCCCCAGGGTTTTCCTCCTCATCCGGAGCGAAAGCCAAAGATGGTTCTTCCAAAATATCAGAACGTCACAGTGAGAGCACAGAGCCACAcattcagacagcttcctctgcCCAGAAACAAGGTTCCGTTATAGCTAGCCAATCACAGCCATACTCATCTGCACAGCTTCCCAGCTTAATGTCCATCAGCCCCTCACAAACCTATATCACTTCTCAAAGTCTGTTGAGCAACCTCAGCCAAACACAGGCCTTCTCTCCTGGTCAGCCTGAAAAACTGCCTTCCATATACAAACCAATGCCATCATTTGTAAGTCAGTCAGATAATGTGACGCCTTCCAGCCAGTCTCTTATTTACTCTTCTAGTCAGCAGCAGGTCTTGTCTTCTGCAGCAGATAGGGACGAGTATGAAGCTCAAGTACAAGGACTTTGCATGGGTAATCCCTCTCAGAATTATTCTTCCAGTCACTCTCAGGTTCTGACCGCTGCCAGTTACTATGCCCAGGAGCCAGCATCTGCTAGCCCCTCACAGAGCTACACATCAGACCCATCTCTCAGCTCTAGTCCTCCGTTCTCTTCTTCCCGTGTCCACAGCTTACCAACATCCAGCTCCACCCAGGATTATATAATAACACAGCCTTCTCCAGGCAGTAAGGTTGATGGGCTACAGCATTCCCAGAAATATTTGCTGCCTATCCATTCACCAACTTCCTCCAGTTCCACTTATACACATGCCTTACAGAATAACCAGTCCTCTGTGGAACTGAAACAAGTCTATGGGAAAAGAAAGCAAGATGAGTCTATGTTCCTCTCCTCCAAAGAGGGCAGCGGTGAGCTTTCAATTCAAGATGTGCAGGCTTTACAGCAGCAAACATCTACCCAAACCATCACACACAGTGATGTTGGGGTACAGAACAATGTTGTGTATGTTGTGTCTAAAGTGGAGGACCGCCACAACACGCAGAGCGTGATCCGTAGTAACTCCCGATCAGAGGATTCCATGACAGGCCTCATGCAGATGTCATCTGTCAAAGATGAGAGAATGAGTGCTTTAGGTGAACGTGCACAACTGGTAAGCAGTACCCATACTCATGTGACCTCTGGCCCAAAAAATAGCTCCACATTAATGCAATCCCCCCATGTGGCCTTGAGCACTGACCAGCTGAAACAACATAGCCTGCTTCTCAAAGCCCCCACCATTCAGCAAGAAAGCCTTCATACCCAGAACAGCAGAACAACAGTTCAGCAGCCAGATCACAGGCAGGTGCCTCAGGACCAGACACAGTATGTTCGAATTCCCAGTGCTCCAGTCTTGCTGGACCCCACGCAGATGATTCTTCTCCAGCAACCTTTGCTCCATGCAGGACCCAACCAGTCCAAGCCCATGGTGCAAATGCAACCAGTGCCAATCCAGTATCTGCAGATGAATAATGAAATAGTCAATTCTGCTGGCAGCACACATGGAAATTCACAGCAGAACCACCAAGGTTCCTCAGAATCTTCAAAGCAGCACATGGCACCCAAAGACAATTTCAGCAGCCCATCAAATCCGCATGATGCCAAGCAGCACTTTACCTTGAACTCAGTTTGCTTCCCTGACTCCATGTTATTGGCAGATGAGAGGAACATTCTGTCCAATGTGGATGACATCCTGGCAGCCACAGCAGCTGCATGTGGTGTCACCCCACAGGACTTCAAATCCACGTCCTCAGAAGGGGACATGCCAATCATGTCCAATCCTTCAGACTCAAAGTGTCACTTTCAGTTAGTTGACAACAGACAGGAAACTAACAGTTTCTCTTCCCAGAACATgattctcacaaacacacagaccatGACGTTAGCACTAAATGGTGCTCAGATGACTGCAAATGTTCCCAAAGACACTGGTGGGCACCAAGAATTTACCCTAGCAAACTCCCACATGCAACACAGCAACTCAAAGCAAGACATGTCTGAGAAAGTAACAAACTGTCATGCGAAAACTGAGGTATTAACCAAGGGGCACTGCGTAAATATCAGTAATAATTCTTCCAATGGAAGTAATGTCAACACAACCGCTCACGACCACTCAGACTTTCACCTGGCTGGCCAGGACTTTAACCCAGTAGGGCTTATGAAAATGGACAGtttgtcaaaaaacaaccttcaACCCAAGGGAATAAAGAACGTCAAGATGGAGGCTGGTACTATGGAATGCTCATCTGATGGTCTTCCTAGGAAGAAAGTCAAGTCTAAGAGTTGTTCTAAGCAATCAGGTGAAGATGAAAATGGTCAAATCAAGTCTCAGAAAAGAACAAGCCAAGCAAAACAACAGAACTCCAGGGGCAGTGAAACAAGTTCATCCTCCACATCAGAGGGGTACGATAGTTACCAACAGCAAGAAAGAATGCGACAAAAAATCAGAGAGGTTGAAGAAAAGCAGCCTGAGGTTAAAACTGGGTTTATTGGATCTTTCTTGGACTTTCTTAAATCTGGGCCCAAGCAGCCCTTCTCCAATCCACCCATACGATCACCAAACCGCACAAGAAAACCTTCAGTCTCCAAGAGACTGTCTAATCAGCAACTGCCTGCGCCCCTTAAATTCTTGCCCCAGTCAACACAGTTGGATTCAGCAAACACCCATACTGTTAATTCTACTAAGAGACTGGACGAGGAGCTTCAGAAGAACCTGGAAACACTTCCGTCATTCTCCTCAGATGAGGATGAATCAGCCGGTAAAAATCAAGACCTTCAAAAGAGCATTACATCTGCGCTTTCCTCTTTAGACGACCTCTCGGACGTGAAACAGAAATCAG ACAGCACAAGTTCAGAGGACGTAACAAAGAAAGAGCAGCCATCAAGTGCCCAATCTACAGATGCAAAACCACAGGAGCATCAAAAGTTGGTTCAAAAGGAAGTGTCTGCTGAGGAATTGGTGAAGAATGTGCCTCCAGACCAGCTGGCCGTACAGCTGAGCAGTGTCGCTATCGAAGGCCTCACGGATGAGGAGCTCTCAGACAGCGAAGGGGAGGGAATGTACAGAGAACGAGATGAGTTTGTGGTGAAAAATGAGGAAATAGAAAGCCTCAAG ATCACGTTAAAGGCAGGAGTAGAGCCTCCAGCCATCTGGAAGGTCCAAAAGGCCCTGCTGCAAAAATTCATACCTGAGCTGAGAGACGGAAAGCGAGTATTTTCTGCTACCAACAGC TATCTGGGTTACTTTGGAGATGCTAAGACAATGTACCAGAGAGTGTATGTGAAGTTTCTGGACACTGTGAACAAGCGGGAGTACGTACGGGTGTGCAGCAGGAAACCGAGGTGCAAGCCCATGCATTCCATGAG AGGCTGTCAGATGAAGGCTCTTCTGGCCCATAGCGCTGCAGCTCCATCCGATTCCTCCACGTTGAAAACAAACCCAAAGCCAAACATGTCCAAACCTAGGTCAAAACAACCCAAAACAAAGGCCGAACCTCCCCCCAAGAAGAGGAAGAAATGGAAGGAGGAGTTCTCTACCCCTCCGATAGACTCCTCTCCAGAGGCAGGGACTGAAGATGATG AGTTTACGCCTCCTGTCCCGTTTGCCTCACGTTTTCTGAACACCAGGACGATGAAGGAGACCTTCAGGAGTTTTGTAGAGTTGCTGATCAGCGTGGCTCTGGATGCAGATGTCATGATCGCTCTGGAGAGAGAAAACG ATGAACTTCTCCTACCACACATGAAGAAAGTGGAAGGGATGATCACTGATAACCGGAGGAGACTCCTTCCCAAATTGCGCATGGGGCAGGTTTTTAAA AATGCCTTAGACAGCTTCCCTGAGCTCTCTGTGGTCACTGAACTGAAAACAGATGGAGAAACCCCCACCTTTAAAGTCAGACTGAGTGGGAGGGCCTACAATAAGAAGACCATGAAACCTTCTAAAGCCCCTGTTAAGCTTCCTCTG gagtATGCTGTGGATCAGCAGAAAGCTCACTggttctctctctatcactcactGCAGCATTACAAGTACCACACATATCTAATGTGTATGGAGGAG gtGTCAGTGCTGCGTTCACGAGGAGTGGATCTGGGGCAGGAGGAGACTGTGCAGAAGTGTATGGGCAACAGAGCCTGGCTCGAAGGACTGTTTGAACGCTTCGGGGAGCTTCTAACACAGGTACAGCAGGCCTGCCTGTAA